The following are from one region of the Nicotiana tomentosiformis chromosome 7, ASM39032v3, whole genome shotgun sequence genome:
- the LOC138895662 gene encoding uncharacterized protein produces MRGTGGKDKLLMAYFSQSLSGAALEWYTRQDASRWYTWDDMAQVFFQHFQYNIDIVPDHLSLTKIKKKPNENFKEYRFRWREQAARVNPSMEEDEMVENFFQALEPTYFGHLISTMGKSFNDVVKMGEIVEEGLKSSKIMSYSAIKATPHAIQNDIGSLLGKKKTDDVAMVVSGP; encoded by the coding sequence ATGAGAGGCACTGGTGGGAAGGACAAGCTGTTGATGGCCTATTTCAGTCAGAGTTTGAGTGGAGCAGCCCTGgaatggtacacccgccaagaTGCTAGCAGGTGGTATACATGGGACGATATGGCTCAGGTATTTTTCCAGCACTTTCAGTATAATATAGACATTGTCCCGGATCATCTATCCCTGACCAAGATAAAAAAGAAGCCTAATGAAAACTTTAAAGAATATAGgttcagatggagagaacaagctgcCCGGGTCAATCCTTCGATGGAAGAAGACGAGATGGTCGAGAACTTTTTTCAAGCCCTAGAGCCTacttactttggccatttgatctcaaCCATGGGTAAGTCTTTTAACGATGTGGTAAAAATGGGAGAAATAgtggaagagggactcaagtcaagcaagatcatgagctactccgCTATAAAAGCAACCCCGCACGCAATCCAAAACGACATAGGAAGTTTGTTAGGCAAGAAGAAGACGGATGATGTTGCTATGGTTGTCTCTGGACCATAG